A single Anopheles funestus chromosome 2RL, idAnoFuneDA-416_04, whole genome shotgun sequence DNA region contains:
- the LOC125765451 gene encoding actin-related protein 1, which yields MEPYDVIVNQPVVIDNGSGMIKAGFAGDHIPKCRFPNYMGRPKHVRVMAGALEGDMFVGPKAEDYRGLLSIRYPMEHGIVTDWNDMEKIWTYIYSKDELSTFAEEHPVLLTEAPLNPRKNREKAAEIFFETFNVPALFVSMQAVLSLYATGRVTGVVLDSGDGVTHAVPIFEGFAMPHSIMRVDIAGRDVTRYLKTLIRKEGFSFRTTAEFEIVRSIKEKVCSLATNPLKEETVDTEKTKYVLPDGNVLEIGPACYRAPEVLFRPHMLGEECEGIHEVLIYSIQKSDMDLRKMLYQNIVLSGGSTLFKGFGDRLLSEIRKHVAKDMKIRIAAPQERIYSTWMGGSILASLDTFKKMWVSKREFDEDGQRAIHRKTF from the exons GGTTCTGGAATGATTAAGGCTGGCTTCGCTGGCGATCACATACCAAAGTGTCGCTTTCCCAACTA CATGGGTCGGCCTAAGCATGTGCGCGTGATGGCCGGTGCACTGGAAGGGGACATGTTCGTGGGACCAAAGGCGGAAGATTATCGGGGGTTGCTAAGCATCCGCTACCCGATGGAGCACGGTATCGTGACGGACTGGAACGATATGGAGAAGATCTGGACGTACATCTACAGCAAGGATGAGTTATCAACCTTTGCCGAGGAGCACCCGGTTCTGCTAACCGAAGCACCACTAAATCCGCGCAAGAACCGTGAGAAGGCGGCCGAAATCTTCTTCGAAACGTTCAACGTGCCGGCACTGTTCGTGTCGATGCAGGCCGTGCTGAGTCTGTACGCGACCGGGCGCGTCACCGGTGTTGTGTTGGACTCGGGTGACGGTGTGACACACGCTGTCCCGATATTCGAAGGTTTCGCTATGCCTCACAGCATCATGCGCGTAGATATTGCCGGACGGGACGTGACCCGCTACCTAAAGACGCTAATTCGCAAGGAAGGCTTTAGTTTCCGGACGACGGCCGAGTTCGAGATAGTTCGCTCGATCAAGGAAAAGGTATGCTCGTTAGCAACGAATCCACTGAAAGAGGAAACGGTCGATACGGAGAAAACCAAGTATGTGCTGCCGGATGGAAATGTGCTCGAGATTGGACCGGCATGCTATCGGGCACCGGAGGTACTGTTCCGCCCTCACATGCTtggggaagagtgcgaaggcATACACGAGGTGCTAATATACTCCATTCAAAAGTCCGACATGGACCTAAGAAAAATGCTGTACCAGAACATCGTACTATCGGGCGGATCGACACTGTTCAAAGGTTTTGGCGATCGATTGCTATCCGAGATAAGGAAACACGTGGCGAAGGATATGAAAATAAGG atcGCTGCGCCACAAGAACGTATCTATTCAACCTGGATGGGTGGATCAATTCTGGCCTCTCTCGACACATTCAAGAAGATGTGGGTCTCGAAACGAGAGTTCGACGAAGATGGTCAGAGGGCAATTCataggaaaacattttaa
- the LOC125766053 gene encoding LOW QUALITY PROTEIN: putative odorant receptor 71a (The sequence of the model RefSeq protein was modified relative to this genomic sequence to represent the inferred CDS: substituted 2 bases at 2 genomic stop codons) yields MFAYQVVGMYFHMWINIAIDIQLIYFLGMIGIQLDLLGKRFRMIRTSEQFGQSFVQLINQYQKVQRXQAVXFCYYFGNLIHHSALFFLARMTQDIEHLFSPAFFAQFSASGLVICATAYKTSSMFNVYELTAIQNLLYMLSMMFQMFLPCRFGNEVTRKSHILRTSIYSSTWYEMRLKHRKTLHMLLQRMNKPLTLKAYYFFNYNLQAYTTTLNMAYSVYALLQRNALKKS; encoded by the exons ATGTTCGCCTATCAAGTGGTTGGCATGTACTTTCACATGTGGATCAATATAGCGATAGACATACAGCTGATTTACTTTCTGGGAATGATCGGCATTCAGCTAGATTTACTTGGCAAACGGTTCCGCATGATACGCACCTCGGAACAATTCGGGCAATCGTTTGTGCAGCTAATAAACCAATATCAAAAAGTGCAACGGTAACAGGCGGTGTAGTTTTGCTATTACTTTGGAAACTTAATTCATCAttctgctcttttttttttggccaggATGACCCAAGACATTGAACACCTGTTCTCACCTGCCTTCTTCGCCCAGTTCAGTGCCAGCGGGTTGGTCATTTGTGCAACCGCGTACAAAACATCCTCAATG TTTAACGTGTACGAACTAACGGCTATACAGAACCTACTCTACATGCTTTCAATGatgtttcaaatgtttttaccTTGTCGGTTCGGCAATGAGGTAACTCGTAAAAGTCATATCCTTCGCACCTCTATCTATAGCTCCACGTGGTACGAAATGCGGCTGAAGCATCGCAAAACGTTACACATGTTGCTACAACGCATGAACAAACCACTAACGCTGAAGGCGTATTATTTCTTCAACTACAATTTACAAGCCTACACAACG ACGCTTAATATGGCCTATTCCGTGTATGCGTTGTTGCAACGTAACGCGTTGAAAAAATCCTAG
- the LOC125766057 gene encoding odorant receptor 94a-like: MALYLFALMLNVFVPQPFEQRVFFIMYISLTETAMILKTRTIYRHFDTIWSLYETTLGPSFQPRDEFERELQNRTLQVFNRWYYVYIFVSHMAAFGTGSHLLSSEYRMPFFPWFFGVRYGDDARVAYYTIFAYQCFGMYFHMLLNTAGDTQLCYMLQMIGIQLDLLAKRFRSLSSSEEFDRSFVPLVQHYNKIHRMLCRVENLFSLAYFVQFSVSGLVICASAYQVASMLNLNDFSKLMNVFYMMSMTMQIGLPCYYGNEVTLKSYALTNAIYSSNWYAMKHSNRKSVQMFLVRTNKPFAATAFRYFNFNLPAFTTILNMAYSVYCVLQRKAKNV, encoded by the exons ATGGCGCTGTACCTGTTTGCGCTGATGTTGAACGTTTTCGTTCCGCAACCCTTCGAACAGCGTGTGTTCTTCATCATGTACATCTCACTGACGGAAACGGCCATGATCCTGAAAACGCGCACTATCTATCGACATTTCGATACTATCTGGAGTTTGTACGAAACGACACTGGGACCATCGTTTCAACCACGGGATGAGTTCGAACGAGAGCTGCAGAATCGTACGCTGCAAGTTTTTAACCGCTGGTACTACGTTTACATCTTTGTTAGTCATATGGCCGCATTCGGTACTGGTAGCCATCTGTTAAGTTCCGAGTATCGGATGCCCTTCTTTCCGTGGTTTTTCGGTGTCCGCTATGGTGATGATGCGCGTGTTGCATATTACACGATATTTGCGTATCAATGCTTCGGCATGTATTTCCACATGTTGCTAAATACTGCCGGAGATACGCAGCTTTGCTATATGCTGCAAATGATCGGCATTCAGCTGGATCTGCTAGCGAAGCGGTTTCGTAGTTTGAGTAGCTCGGAAGAGTTCGATCGATCCTTTGTACCGTTGGTGCAACACTACAACAAAATCCACCG CATGCTGTGCCGAGTGGAGAACCTTTTCTCGCTTGCCTATTTTGTACAGTTCAGTGTCAGCGGTTTAGTGATCTGCGCTTCAGCTTATCAGGTAGCATCTATG CTTAACCTGAATGATTTTAGCAAACTGATGAACGTGTTTTACATGATGTCCATGACGATGCAAATCGGGCTACCGTGCTACTATGGTAACGAAGTGACGTTGAAAAGTTACGCACTGACGAATGCCATTTACTCCTCGAACTGGTACGCCATGAAGCACAGTAACAGGAAGAGTGTACAAATGTTTCTGGTACGCACTAACAAACCATTTGCTGCGACAGCGTTTCGGtattttaactttaatttaCCCGCCTTTACAACG atcCTCAATATGGCATATTCCGTGTATTGTGTGTTGCAacgcaaagcaaaaaatgtttaa